From the Zonotrichia albicollis isolate bZonAlb1 chromosome Z, bZonAlb1.hap1, whole genome shotgun sequence genome, one window contains:
- the FEM1C gene encoding protein fem-1 homolog C — protein MDLKTAVFNAARDGKLRLLSKLLASKTREEVAQLMSEKTNGATPLLMAARYGHLDMVEYLLDHCSASIEVGGSVNFDGETIEGAPPLWAASAAGHLKVVQCLLDHGASVNNTTLTNSTPLRAACFDGHLEIVKYLVEHKADLEVSNRHGHTCLMISCYKGHKEIAQYLLEKGADVNRKSVKGNTALHDCAESGSLEIMKMLLKYCAKMEKDGYGMTPLLSASVTGHTNIVDFLTQHVQTSKAERINALELLGATFVDKKRDLLGALKYWKRAMEMRYSDRTNILSKPVPQTLIMAYDYAKEVNSSEELENLIADPDEMRMQALLIRERILGPSHPDTSYYIRYRGAVYADSGNFKRCINLWKYALDMQQSNLDPLSPMTASSLLSFAELFSFMLQDRAKGLLGTTVTFDDLMGILCKSVLEIERAMKQTQCLPDPVQLNKALSIILHLICLLEKVPCSSEQEHFKKQTIYKFLKLQPRGKNNFSPLHLAVDNNTTCVGRYPVCKFPSLQVTAILVECGADVNVRDSDNNSPLHIAALNNHPDIMNLLIKSGSHFDATNSCKQTASDLLDEKEIAKNLIQPINHTTLQCLAARVIMNHNISYAGHIPEKLENFVLLHR, from the exons ATGGATCTAAAGACAGCAGTCTTCAACGCTGCTCGTGATGGCAAGCTGCGGCTCCTTTCTAAGCTACTGGCAAGCAAAACAAGGGAAGAGGTGGCCCAACTGATGTCAGAAAAAACCAATGGTGCCACGCCACTTCTCATGGCAGCCCGCTATGGTCACCTCGACATGGTGGAATACTTGTTGGACCATTGCTCTGCCTCGATAGAGGTTGGTGGCTCGGTGAATTTTGATGGTGAGACCATCGAGGGAGCTCCGCCGCTGTGGGCAGCATCGGCCGCCGGCCACTTGAAGGTTGTTCAGTGTCTGTTGGATCATGGTGCGTCTGTCAACAACACAACGCTGACAAATTCAACGCCTCTTAGAGCTGCCTGTTTTGATGGTCACCTGGAAATAGTCAAGTACCTTGTGGAGCACAAAGCAGACCTGGAAGTATCAAACCGTCACGGGCATACGTGCTTGATGATCTCATGTTACAAAGGCCACAAAGAAATAGCTCAGTATTTACTTGAAAAAGGAGCGGATGTGAACAGAAAAAGTGTTAAAG GAAATACAGCCCTACATGACTGTGCAGAATCTGGAAGTTTGGAGATCATGAAGATGCTTCTGAAATACTGTGCTAAAATGGAAAAGGATGGTTATGGAATGACTCCCCTTCTGTCTGCCAGTGTGACAGGCCACACAAATATAGTGGACTTTCTGACCCAGCATGTACAGACCAGTAAGGCTGAGCGCATAAATGCCCTGGAACTTCTAGGAGCAACATTTGTGGACAAAAAGAGAGATCTGCTTGGTGCTTTGAAATACTGGAAAAGAGCTATGGAAATGAGATACAGTGATAGGACTAATATCCTCAGCAAACCTGTGCCACAAACACTAATTATGGCTTATGATTATGCTAAAGAGGTAAACAGCTCAGAAGAGCTAGAAAATCTTATTGCAGACCCAGATGAAATGAGAATGCAAGCATTATTAATTAGAGAACGTATTCTTGGCCCTTCACACCCAGACACATCCTACTATATTAGATACAGAGGTGCTGTATATGCAGACTCTGGAAACTTCAAGCGTTGCATCAATTTATGGAAGTATGCTTTGGACATGCAGCAGAGCAATCTTGATCCTCTAAGCCCTATGACAGCCAGCAGTTTGCTGTCATTTGCTGAACTTTTCTCCTTCATGCTTCAGGATAGGGCAAAAGGCCTGCTAGGCACTACTGTCACTTTTGATGATCTGATGGGTATACTGTGCAAAAGCGTTCTTGAAATAGAACGGGCCATGAAACAAACCCAATGTCTTCCTGATCCAGTACAGCTGAACAAAGCTCTTTCCataattttgcatttaatttgCTTGTTGGAGAAAGTACCTTGCAGCTCAGAACAGGAACATTTTAAGAAACAAACTATTTACAAGTTTCTTAAGCTTCAGCCTAGAGGAAAGAATAACTTCAGTCCACTTCACCTTGCTGTTGACAATAATACTACATGTGTCGGTCGCTACCCAGTTTGTAAATTCCCCTCTCTACAAGTTACTGCTATCCTGGTGGAATGTGGTGCTGATGTAAATGTCAGAGACTCTGATAACAACAGTCCATTACACATTGCTGCACTGAACAACCATCCAGACATCATGAATCTTCTTATCAAGTCAGGTTCACATTTCGATGCCACAAACTCATGTAAACAAACAGCTAGTGATTTGCTGGATGAGAAGGAAATAGCAAAGAATTTAATCCAGCCCATAAATCATACTACTTTGCAGTGTCTTGCTGCTCGTGTAATAATGAATCATAACATATCCTATGCAGGGCATATCCCTGAAAAACTAGAGAACTTTGTTTTGCTCCATAGATGA